The DNA region GTTCGTGCTCGCCCTCGCCGCCGCGGGCAGGCTCGGCAGCGACGTTCTGCTGCTGAACACCGACTTCTCCGGCCCACAGCTGGCCGCCGTCCTCGATCGGTCCCGGCCCGACCTCGTGATCGCGGACGAGGAATTCCTGCCACACCTGGGCAATCAGGACGTTGTCGTCGCCTGGCGCGACGCGGGTGAGTCCGAAGTGGACCGGATGATCGCCGCCCACCCGCCGCGCGCGGGCCGGGGCGGGTCCGGGGCGATCACCATCCTGACCTCAGGCACGACCGGCACCCCGAAAGGCGCCCCGCGGCGGCCGGACCCGCTGGCCATGCTCGGCCCGGCCGCGACCATCCTCGACCGGACCAGCCTGCGGGCGGGCGACGCGTTCGTGGTGGCACCGCCGCTGTTCCACGGGTTCGGCCTGGCCATCCTCGCCATCGCGGTGACCCTGCGCGGGCCCGTCGTGCTGCGCAGGCGGTTCGATCCGGAGACCACGCTCGCCGACGTCGAGCGGCACGGGGGCGCGCTGCTGGCGGCTGTTCCCGTGATGCTGCAGCGGATCCTCGCCCTGCCCGACGACGTCCGCGCGCGCTACCGCCGCGACCGGCTGCACACCGTCTTCTCCGGCGCCGCGCCGCTGCGGCCCGAACTGGCCGAGCGCCTGCTCGCCGAGTTCGGCGATGTCCTGTTCAACGGCTACGGCTCCAGCGAGGTCGGCATCGCCAGCGTCGCCACCCCGGCCGACCTGCGCGCCGCCCCGGGGACCGTCGGCAAGCCGTCGCTCGGCGTGCCGATCCGCGTCCTCGATGAGCAGCGGCGCCCGGTGTCGACCGGTCGGCCTGGAACGATCTTCGTCGGCGGCGCGCTGCTGGTCGACGGGATCGGCAAGGAGATCGCCGACGGCCTGATGAGCACCGGCGATCTGGGCCACTTCGACGCGGAAGGCCGCCTCCACGTCGACGGCCGCACCGACGACATGATCGTCTCCGGCGGCGAGAACGTCTTCCCCCAGGAGGTCGAGGACCTGCTCACCCGCCACCCCGCCATCGCCGACGCGGTCGTGGTCGGCACGGACGACGCCGAGTTCGGCCAGCGACTGGTCGCCTACGTCGTGGCCAGGGGCGCCCGGCCCGACCCGGCCGACCTGCGCGAGCATGTCAAGGCGAATCTGGCCCGCTACAAGGTGCCGCGCTCGTTCGTCTTTCTCGATGAACTGCCCCGCAACCCGACCGGGAAGGTAGTGCGCCGGGACCTGCCCGCCGACTAGGCGGACTGCCAAAGCTCGATTCGGTTGCCCTCGGGGTCGGTGACCCAGCCGAAGCGGCCGACACCTTCCATGTCCTGGGTCTCGTCGGCCACGTCGGCGCCCTTGCCGCGGAGTTGGGCGAGCATGGCGTCCAGGTCGCGGACCCGGAAGTTGAGCATGGTCTGCTGGGAACGGGAACCGAAGTAGTCGGTCCCAGCCTCGAACGGCGCGAAGACGGTGAGGCCCGCCTCTTGGTGCCAGACGCCGTTCTCGTCGGCATCGATGCCGAGGCAGTTCCGATACCAGGCACCCAGAGCGGCCGGGTCCGAAGCGCGGATGAAGTATCCACCGATTCCGAGCACGCGTTCCATGCCCTGATCCTGCCGGCACCCGACCGAGCGGTCGACTCGGTTCGGAACCCGAGCGAGGGGTCGGGAGCGCGGGTAGCGTGAGGTGGGTGATCGGACTGCCCGACGACGTGACGGCCTGCCTGTTCGACCTCGACGGCGTGTTGACCAGCACCGCCGCCTTGCATGAGATCGCGTGGAAACAGACCTTCGACGACTTCCTGATCATCCACTGTGGACCGCACGAGGCGGAGTTCAGCACGAACGACTACACCGCCTATGTGGACGGACGCCCGCGCACCGACGGTGTGCGCACCTTCCTCGCCTCACGGGGAATCACACTGCCAGAAGGGCTTCCCGACGATCCGCCCGGCGACGAGACGGTCAACGGGGTCGGCAACCGCAAGAACCACCTGCTGTTGCGGATCATCGAAGACCGCGGGGTCACCCCGTATCCCGGTTCGGTGGCCTATCTGCGCGCCGCGAAGGGCGCGGGGCTCGCCATCGGTGTCGTGACGTCGTCGGCCAACGGTGCCCACGTCCTCGACGTCGCCGGGCTGACTCCCTTCGTCCAGGCCAGGATCGACGGTTTGGTGATCGCCGAGCGTGGGCTGCGCGGCAAACCGGCGCCGGACTCCTTCCTCGCGGGCGCCGCCGACTTGGGCGTGCCGCCCGCGACCACGGCGGTCTTCGAGGACGCGTTGGCGGGCGTCGCCGCGGGCAAGGCCGGGCACTTCCGGCTCGTCGTCGGCGTCGACCGTGCCGACCAGGCCGACGAGCTGCGGGCCAACGGCGCCGACATCGTCGTCGCCGACCTGGCCGAACTGTTGGATTCGCCGTGAGCGAGCCTGCGAGCGAATCAGTGTCACAGTGTCTTCGTGAGTGGAGCCACCGAACTTGTGAGGTGGCCGGTTGAGCGAGCTTGCGAGCGAATCAGTGTCACAGTGTCTTCGTGAGTGGAGCCACCGAACTTGTGAGGTGGCCGGTTGAGCGAGCTTGCGAGCGAATCA from Alloactinosynnema sp. L-07 includes:
- a CDS encoding AMP-binding protein, which translates into the protein MGGLVITGLRALASCGLLSGFRPWHLPGVVRAVWHGGLSPATLIGIAAAHRSGAPGVIDDRGTITYGELDSGAARLAEGLAHRAERPHIAILCRNHRGFVLALAAAGRLGSDVLLLNTDFSGPQLAAVLDRSRPDLVIADEEFLPHLGNQDVVVAWRDAGESEVDRMIAAHPPRAGRGGSGAITILTSGTTGTPKGAPRRPDPLAMLGPAATILDRTSLRAGDAFVVAPPLFHGFGLAILAIAVTLRGPVVLRRRFDPETTLADVERHGGALLAAVPVMLQRILALPDDVRARYRRDRLHTVFSGAAPLRPELAERLLAEFGDVLFNGYGSSEVGIASVATPADLRAAPGTVGKPSLGVPIRVLDEQRRPVSTGRPGTIFVGGALLVDGIGKEIADGLMSTGDLGHFDAEGRLHVDGRTDDMIVSGGENVFPQEVEDLLTRHPAIADAVVVGTDDAEFGQRLVAYVVARGARPDPADLREHVKANLARYKVPRSFVFLDELPRNPTGKVVRRDLPAD
- a CDS encoding VOC family protein, producing MERVLGIGGYFIRASDPAALGAWYRNCLGIDADENGVWHQEAGLTVFAPFEAGTDYFGSRSQQTMLNFRVRDLDAMLAQLRGKGADVADETQDMEGVGRFGWVTDPEGNRIELWQSA
- a CDS encoding HAD family phosphatase — its product is MIGLPDDVTACLFDLDGVLTSTAALHEIAWKQTFDDFLIIHCGPHEAEFSTNDYTAYVDGRPRTDGVRTFLASRGITLPEGLPDDPPGDETVNGVGNRKNHLLLRIIEDRGVTPYPGSVAYLRAAKGAGLAIGVVTSSANGAHVLDVAGLTPFVQARIDGLVIAERGLRGKPAPDSFLAGAADLGVPPATTAVFEDALAGVAAGKAGHFRLVVGVDRADQADELRANGADIVVADLAELLDSP